The Thiorhodovibrio frisius genome segment GTATTTCGACGGGCGCCGGGATGTGGTCACTAACCCGGTGCTGATCGTCGAAGTTCTGTCCGATTCCACCGAGGCCTATGATCGTGGCGACAAATTCGCTCAATACCGGACACTGCCGAGCGTGATGACCTATCTTCTCGTCGCGCAGGATCGGGTACAGGCCGAACTCTACACCCGCGCCGATGACGGCGCCTGGTTGCTGCGAAGCTACGACCAACTCGCGCAGCAGGTGCCGCTCGTGGCGATCGGCGCGCATCTGTTGCTGGCCGAAGTCTACGATAAGATCGAGAGGCCCCAACATCGAGCATGACGGAGGCGGCATTTAACAACGAACAAAATTCTTTCCAGGCACATGACGTCATGAGCGCGCCCGCGGCGCAAGATGCCCCCCCTCACGGCGCCCCCCAGACTGAAGCGCGGGGTAGCCTACGCGCGCTTTTCCATCAGGGAGACCAACAGCAGCTCCGCGCCGCCGCCGAGCACTATGTCACACAATGGCCTAACTGCCCAACCGGCTGGACCATTCTCGCCAAAGCGCGCGAGCGCGACCGCGACTGGAACGCCGCTGCCACGGCCGCCCAACAACTCTGCGCGCGCGATCCACAATCAGCCTGGCACTGGTCCTACCTCGGCCTCCTGCTCAAGCGCGCCGGCCGACTGGCCGAGGCCGAGCAGGCTTTGCGCGAAGCGCTGGAACGCGCCCCCGAGGAACCAGAAACCCTCAATCTGCTCGGCATCGTGCAGATCATGCAGGGCCAGCCCGGCGCGGCCGAAACCACCCTGCGCCAGGCGCTCAAGAGCGCTCCAGAGCTGGCCGAAGCCTGGAACAACCTTGGCACCGCCCTGCGCGACCTCGACCGATTGGACGAAAGCATGCTCGCCTTTCGCCAAGCAGTGGCCCTGGCTCCCGACAACGGCCGCGCGCGCAGCAATCTCTTGTTCTCGCAGGCGTTCACCGCGGCCCTGACACCAGAGCGCCAGCGCCAAGAAGCGCAACTGTGGGAACGCGAAGTCCTGACCCCTAATGAACGGGCCGAGGCACGCCAGCGGCAATTCTCCCACCGGCCGCGGCGCGATCAACGCCTGCGCCTGGGGCTGCTGTCGGCGGAATTCGGCCACCATCCCGTCGGCCATTTTCTTCTGAGCTGGCTGCGCGCCCTTGATCGCGAGCGCTTCGTCATCTACTGCTACCCCAGCCACGAACGCCAGGAGCCAGAGTCCCAGCGCTTTCGCGACCTGGCCGATGTCTGGTCGCCCATCGACAACCTGAGCGACGCCCAGGCGGCCGAACGCATGCGGGCTGACGGGATCGATGTGCTGATCGAGACCAGCGGCCATACCGAGAACAACCGCCTCGGCGTCATCGCGCGGCGCGCGGCGCCGGTGCAATGCCATTACATCGGCTACTTCGCCACCACCGGCCTCACCGAGATGGATTATTTCATCGGGGACCCCGTGCTCATCCCGCCCGAGCACGACAGCCACTTTACCGAGCAGGTCTGGCGCCTGCCGCGCACCCGCTATGCCTACGAGCCCCTGCAACAGGCCCCAGAGCCCCGCTGGCAGCCGGATCGGCACGGGCAGCTGCGCCTCGGCAGCTTCAATAACCTGACCAAGGTCCGCCACGAAAGCCTGGTGCTGTGGAGTCAGGTGCTGCGTGCACTTCCCCAAGCCCGCCTGATCCTGAAAGACAAACGCGCCCTCGACCACAGCGTCCAAGCGCGGATTCTCGGCCCCCTGCGGGAACAAGGCATTCACCCAGACCGGGTCGAATTTCGCGGCGCCTCCGCCGCCTGGTCCGACCACATGGACGCCTACAACGACACCGACATCGCGCTCGACTCCCTGCCATTCAACAGCGCCACCACCGGTTTCGACGCCCTCTGGATGGGCACGCCCCTGATCACCCTGACCGGCGACCGCCTCGCCGGCCGCCAAGCCGCCTCCCTGCTCAGCGGCCTCGGGCGCACGGAGTGGATCGCGCGCGACGCCGATGAATTCGTGGCCATCGTGACCGGTCTCGCCCAAGATCCCGCGCGGGGGCAGCGCCTTCGCGAAATCCAGCGCGCCCAGATGCGCCAAAGCGAGCTATGCGATGGTGAAGGTCTAGCCCGCGCCTTGGAGCGGAGCATCGAGGAAATGCTTGAGTTGCGACCTTGGCGGATGGAAGTTGCCGCGCGCCGACGGTCTGAATGATCTATCTTTAAGGCGAGTCTGAGAGAAGGCCGTGGTCCTGACAGGTAACGCAGAATGATTCGGCAGACACTTTTTCGCGGCGAAGATCCGTATCGCGGCTTGTCGGTGGATCAGTCCTTGGTCGACATGGAGGGGTGGGGGTCCGACCATCCACTACTGACCTACGCCATTGATCAGCTGCGCCCCCCTTTAATCATCGAGGTAGGAAGTTGGAAGGGTCGCTCTGCCATAAATATGGCCAAGTGCTTGAAAGTGCTAGGGATACCAGGCGAGATTCTGTGCATTGATACCTGGCTAGGCTCTCCAGAACATTGGATGTTGGACTCATGGTATCAGTCGCTGAAAGTGACCAATGGCCGCCCCACAATCTACCATACATTTATCAATAATGTTATGGCTAACAATTGTTCAGACATTATTACACCCGTTTCCCTTACCAGTGATGGCGCCTATTATTTGTTGAAAAACCTTGAAGTGACCGCCAAGCTGATTTATATCGACGCTGGCCATGAGTATGAATCAGTAAAAAACGATATTGAACATTATTGGGAAATCCTTGACCCCAAGGGGGTCATGATTTTAGACGATTATCTCGGATGGCCGGGCGTGACGCGGGCAGTTAATGAATTTGGTGTGAAGAACGATATTCATCCATATGGTGAGCCGGGTAAAGCCGTCTTATCCAAGGATAGCCAATTTTTAATTACGACGAAATTAATGGCTATCACGCAGGCGCCTTAGTCTGGACAGCCGCTTTGAAGCTGGCTTACTCAAAAAATACGAGGTTCACCTAAAAGATCGGAAAAGATGTTGCCACAAGTATGAAATTTAGCGTAACAACTGAGTACGATCTGGGGGACCGAGGAGTTCTGCTCATACCTGTGGGTCGAGGAGGGCTTAGTTATTGCGCGCGATGCCTGATTGATGGATGGCCCACAAGCATTCCTTTAAGCTACCCGTGCAACCGAAAGCATTTGAGCACTATATTCCGGTGCGTCTCGATAATCCAGCCAGGGTAGTAAAATTCCTGGTCGAATGTCCAGATGAGGTTGGGACGATCGGGAGGCAAGGGAGACAAGGGAGGCAATTCGCACTCCAACATTATAGCCCATCCGCGTCAGCAACGAGGCTTCTCGATTGGATTGTTTGAAGGATAAACCTGTGTCGGAGAATGCTTCAAGGATATGCACTGATTTGTCATTGTGGCTGGCGTTATAGCGACGGGTAATCAGGAGTTTCTTATGAATCAAGGTGGATCGCATTATGAGCTAGTGCGAGTGAGCTTGCAGGCTAACCGTTTTGCAAAGGCCGAGGCGAGGTGCCGCTCGCTGCTGCAAAGCCATCCCGATGACCATCAGGCGCTTTATTATCTAGGGATTGCCATGCTCGGACAGGGACGCTTGACCGAGGCGCTCGAGAACTTGCAACACGCACTTCGTTTCGCGCCGGCAAATGGCGACTACTGGCTTAAGCTAACCGAGGTATTGCTTGAACTGGAACGTCCGGCCGAGGCGCTGGATATCCTTGACGATTTGATCGGCAAAGGGCTTGATTGGCCAAGCGCGCTAGACCTCAAGACAAGAGCGGAACAGGCACTTAGGCAAGTCTCCGAGAGGGAGATAGCAAGGGAGCAAGCTATCCAAGATGCCCGGGATGGTCCAGCGTCAAATCTCTGCGTCGGGGGGACCGAGGCAAAGCCTGGTTGGCTGATCTTGAATATTCAACCAGGACCAGATGTGGATGAAATTGGTGACATCCGTGATTTGTCGATGTTTGCCGACCAGTGTTTTGAGGAGGTCTACGCAAGCCATGTTCTCGAGCACGTCCCGCAGCAGTTCGTCATCGAAACCTTGCAAGGCTTGTATCGTATCTTGAAGCCAAACGGTCGAGTAATGATTAGCGTGCCGGACATGGATGTTCTTTGTCGTGGCTTCTTGTCGGAAAGGTTTTCCTTCGCCGACCGTGTTGAAATCATGCGAATGATGTTCGGCGGGCAAGTGAATGAGTACGACTTTCATTTCGTTGGATTTAACTATGAAATTCTTTCTCGGCTGTTGACGGCAGCGGGTTTTTCTCGGGTTCGCCGAGTGGAGCGTTTTGGGCTATTTCTGGATACGAGTGATTGCGCTCCTTATGGAGAGCCGATAAGCCTTAATTTGATCGCGTTCCGGGAAGCATGAAGCATGCGTTGTCCTGATTTAATGGAGCGTTTAGATGGTCAGGGACGAGAAAACTAGCTTGGGATTCTTGCGAGCTTTTGGAATCAATGGATAGCAAGACCTTATTGTCCGGGCGTAAGCGCGGCAGCTAAACGGTGTTTTGGTTTGTCTACGGCAAGCGAGCCCCTTTCCGCTGAATGCGACCTGTCGTCGCCGGAGCAGGCTGTTTCCATCGCCACGGCTTTTACCAAGCGTAACCCGGAACTTCCGTCGGGCTGGTCGATCCTGGCGGAAAGTCTCTGTCGTGCCGGGGATCATGAGGCGGCTGCTCTAGCGGCTGAGGAGGCTGCCCGCCTAAGTCCAGATAGCGCGTCCGCTCACTCGAACCTCGGGGTCATGCTGAAGAAACTCGGACGCCTCACCGAAGCAGAGTCAGCGTTGCACCGCGCGCTTCAGTGTGATCCTGAGTTTCCTGCCGCCTACGTCAATCTCGGTGGGGTGTTGCGCGAACTGGGGCGCTATACGGAGGCCGAGGCGGTCTGTCGCCGTGCGATTGACCTCGCCCCGGGAATGATCGAGGCGCTTTATCTTTTGGGAAACATCTACCGAGCAACCGCGCGAGAGAAAGAAGCCGAGGCACTTTACCGCGAGGTGATCGCGCGGGCATCAAACAATGGCCAGGCTCATTCGAGTCTAGGTCTCTTGCTCATGGATCAAGGTCGCCTTAGCGAGGCTGAGCCGATCTTGCGTCGGGCCAGTGAGCTTCGTCCTAATGATCCGCTGACCCATGCCCGCCTGGGTATCCTGCTCGCGAAACTCGACTGGACGGAGGCCGCTGAAAAGGCATCTCGAGCTGCTCTCGCGATCGATCCAAGCTGCGGAGCGGCATTTATCAATCTATTACACGTACTTGCGTATTCCAAATCGGGTAGTGGCGAGGCACTTTGCCAAGAGGCTCGGAAATGGTGTCAAGCCACTCTTGCCGTGGGTGCGGACCCTCAAGCAAGAAAGCAGATCACTACCCATGCACGGGCTTCAGCCCGTCCGCTGCGGGTTGGTATTCTGTCGGCGGAATTTGGTTCCCATGTGGTGGCGTGTTTTTTGAACTCCTGGTTGTGGGAGATCGATCCGAACCGCATTGAATTGCAGCTATATCCTGCTGTAATACGAAACGACCCCGATGCGGAGATGTTTCAGCGCCGCGCACTGTCGTGGACGCCGCTTGTCGGCTTGACTGACGACGAGGCCGCTGAGCGATTGCGTGCCGCCCAACTCGATGTTCTGGTCGAAACAAGTGGTCATACGGAAGGTAACCGTCTTGGCGTGTTAGCCAGGCGCGTTGCTCCCGTGCAATGTCATTATATTGGCTATTTTGCCAGCACCGGCTTGAATGCCATGGACTATTTCATGACTGACGAGATACTCATTCCGCCGTGGCACGATAGTCATTTTGTCGAGCAGGTTTGGCGTCTGCCGCGCACGCGCTACGCCTACGACCCCCTTATAGAAGCTCCGGCGCCTGCGTGGCATCAGGACCAAAACGGCCGACTAAGGCTAGGTAGCTTTAATAATCTGGCGAAGGTGGGCGAGCAGACCCTTGCGTTGTGGTCCCGTGTCATGCGAGCGCTTCCTGAATCCATGCTAATACTTAAAGGCCGCGGGGCAGAGGATGCCGCCGTCCAAACGCGGATTCTCGAGACCTTGCGGGGCCATGGTATCGAGGGGGCCCGGCTTGAGTTCTGGCCCTATACACCCTCCCGGAGTGAGCATCTGGCGCTCTACAACCAGATCGACCTCGCACTTGATACAATCCCGTTTAACAGTGCCACTACTGCTTGCGACGCGCTTTGGATGGGCACGCCGCTGGTGACTGTGCTTGGCGGTCAGCTTGCCGGTCGTCAAGCGGCTTCTATTCTAACCGGGTTGGGCCGGCCGGAGTGGATTGCACGGAATAATGATGAGTTTGTGGATGTCGTTGCATCCCTAGCAAGCGATATACCGCTGCGATGGCACCTGAGGGAATCTCTTCGTGCCCAGATGGAAACGAGCGAGTTGTGTGACGGCAGAAGTCTTGCAAGGGCACTTGAGGACAGTTTTGAGGCGATGGCAAGACAACAAAATGCAGGCAAATAAGCCCTACGAAATGTGTTGCTGGGAAAGTACCCGCAGATGCTCGTCCAAGGCAAGCCTAACTAACTGGCCAGCTGCTGTGTCGACACCCTGGCAAAGATGCCTAATCTCGCGCATGATGGCCCAATTATGGCGGACGATTTGGGAGAAAACACTAAAGGCGTTGCCTCGGCCGAGTGACTCCCAGGCGATTTTGAAACTTTCAAATGGGCTTTCCGGTCGCTCGACCGCCCCGAGCCATAGGTTCGAGAAATGCACGGTTTGCCCTTCCCGTTCGGTTTTTGGGATGCGCAGGCCGTTCTCATGAGGTTCATAATCCTCGGCTCGGCGAGCGATGACAAGACGGCAGCCATCTGGCAAGCGAAGCTGTGCGCTGACCGAAAACGCATAGTGAGAAGGGCCGGTAAACAGATAACCATCAAGGAGGCCCCATGGATCGGAGTGGTTGTATTTTGCGAAAACCTCACGGCTCGGAGAGCATAGTCCGCTCACCGTTAAGCCGGCATCTCCCACTTGGAAAGTCAAGCCCTCGGAATCATGATTGATGAAGTCGATAAAGGGCATGAGAACGAACGTCTGATTCTTGTCTTTGAGAACGCGCTCCTTTAAAAGATGGTACTTCAGTTCTTTGTCCTTGGGTGCTAGGATTTCTGAATGAGAGCCGGACCGATCTTCTTGTAACGCAGCGAGTGATTTTGAAACGAGCGAATTTGGATTTTCTTGTGCGCAAAGCGCAGGGGTTAAGCCGGAGTTGGCCAAAGTATATTTAAGTGTCGGTGGTAACCGATTAAATTCGCGTAAAAGCTGTCGTCTCTTGGTAAGGCGTCCTGGGCTCAGAATAAAGCCGAGCATATCGTCGATCAACGCCCGCCAAACACCGTTGGAGCAGGAGCTAGGTATAACCTGGTGAGCATCATCGGTTAGTTTGACGTCATCGAGGTTAACGAGTAGCTTTGCGGGTACGTGCAAAAATATCCGTTCGGAAGGGCGCTCGGCTACGACCCGGACGCCATTGTCGTCAGCAATGAAGTCGACATTTTTAAATACACATCCATGATTTGTTGCAATTGTTTTCCAGACTGCAAAACGATGGCGAAAATCAATCATTGTAGTAAGCCAGAGAGTCGTAAACCTTTTGAATTATCGAATAAAGTTTGCAGTGCAAGCCATTAGCATCTAGCTTCGCAATGTTAACTTTTTCAATTCCCTATTGTAGAGCTTATCGTGAGCAATAAAAAGTATACAGAGGCATTGAAATACTTCAATCTCGGAGATGTTACGCGTGCCGAGAAAGAGTGTCAATTGGCATTGCTCGCCGATCCGGGCGATCATGCGAGTTACCATCTTTTCGCACGAATTATGTCCCGACAACAACGGTTTGTCGAGGCGCTCGGCGCGGTAGAGAACGCGCTGAAGCTTTCGCCTGTCAATGGAGAATACTGGATTGAGTTGACAGGGTGCTTGTTAGCCCTTGGTCGACCGCGGGAAGCGCTGGAAACTATTGAAGATCTGATTGCTAAAGGTTTGGATTGGTCGAGCGCAAGACAGCTTCGTGAGCGAGCCCGCAGTGCGGCCAAAGCCAAGGAAAACGCGGTTGGATCGGTCGCTAAAGGAGGAGACGTGCCGCAAGCCATGCCTTCCTGGACCTTGACCATTGCGGACGACGTAAAAATATGTGTGCCCGCCGATATTGGAAAGATGACAACCTATATTTTGCTCGAGCAAGAGGATTGGTTCGAGCAAGAGTTGCCATTCCTTCGGGATTTGGTTGAGCCCGGAATGACAATACTCGATGTTGGAGCAAATCACGGTGTTTATTGTCTCAGCCTTGCCAAACGGCTAGGTGAAAAAGGGAAGGTTATCGCCTGTGAGCCAGCGAGCGCGCCCGCGAGCATGCTCAGGCGCAGTATTTCCGTGAATGGCTTGGAAGGCGCAGTGGCATTGCTGCAAGTAGGGCTTTCTGTTCACTCGGGAGAGGCGATGCTTCAATTGAACTCCAACAGCGAGCTGAACGCTCTGATTTCACAGGAAAATGTCGGCGAAGCCCAAGAAAGAAACGTTGAAACAATCCGCGTGACAACGCTGGATGAACTGAGTGATGAATATGGTGCATCTGGCTCCGGCGCCTTCGATATCATCAAGCTTGACGCGGAAGGAGAAGAGCTCAATATCCTAAACGGCGGGCGGGATTGTTTGTCTCGCCATTCGCCATTGGTACTGTTTGAATGGAAGAGCGGGGAGGATTATCATCCGGAACTTTTTTCCGGGTTTACCGCGCTGGGGATGGACTGTTATAGATTGATTCCCGGCCTCAACGCCTTAATACCGGCTTCGGTCGAGCATCAAATTGATTCTTTTGCGTTAAATCTGTTCGCGTGCAAGCCCGAGCGCGCGCAATGGCTGCGTGTGAAAGGGAAGCTCCTAACCGCTGGTGATTTAGGTGATACAGCGGAGCCGCCAAGGTCGGGGTGGCAGTCGCGGCTTGGCCGGGCGCTTTTTTTTGCAAGAATCATCGCA includes the following:
- a CDS encoding tetratricopeptide repeat protein; this encodes MSTASEPLSAECDLSSPEQAVSIATAFTKRNPELPSGWSILAESLCRAGDHEAAALAAEEAARLSPDSASAHSNLGVMLKKLGRLTEAESALHRALQCDPEFPAAYVNLGGVLRELGRYTEAEAVCRRAIDLAPGMIEALYLLGNIYRATAREKEAEALYREVIARASNNGQAHSSLGLLLMDQGRLSEAEPILRRASELRPNDPLTHARLGILLAKLDWTEAAEKASRAALAIDPSCGAAFINLLHVLAYSKSGSGEALCQEARKWCQATLAVGADPQARKQITTHARASARPLRVGILSAEFGSHVVACFLNSWLWEIDPNRIELQLYPAVIRNDPDAEMFQRRALSWTPLVGLTDDEAAERLRAAQLDVLVETSGHTEGNRLGVLARRVAPVQCHYIGYFASTGLNAMDYFMTDEILIPPWHDSHFVEQVWRLPRTRYAYDPLIEAPAPAWHQDQNGRLRLGSFNNLAKVGEQTLALWSRVMRALPESMLILKGRGAEDAAVQTRILETLRGHGIEGARLEFWPYTPSRSEHLALYNQIDLALDTIPFNSATTACDALWMGTPLVTVLGGQLAGRQAASILTGLGRPEWIARNNDEFVDVVASLASDIPLRWHLRESLRAQMETSELCDGRSLARALEDSFEAMARQQNAGK
- a CDS encoding tetratricopeptide repeat protein; translated protein: MSLQANRFAKAEARCRSLLQSHPDDHQALYYLGIAMLGQGRLTEALENLQHALRFAPANGDYWLKLTEVLLELERPAEALDILDDLIGKGLDWPSALDLKTRAEQALRQVSEREIAREQAIQDARDGPASNLCVGGTEAKPGWLILNIQPGPDVDEIGDIRDLSMFADQCFEEVYASHVLEHVPQQFVIETLQGLYRILKPNGRVMISVPDMDVLCRGFLSERFSFADRVEIMRMMFGGQVNEYDFHFVGFNYEILSRLLTAAGFSRVRRVERFGLFLDTSDCAPYGEPISLNLIAFREA
- a CDS encoding class I SAM-dependent methyltransferase encodes the protein MIRQTLFRGEDPYRGLSVDQSLVDMEGWGSDHPLLTYAIDQLRPPLIIEVGSWKGRSAINMAKCLKVLGIPGEILCIDTWLGSPEHWMLDSWYQSLKVTNGRPTIYHTFINNVMANNCSDIITPVSLTSDGAYYLLKNLEVTAKLIYIDAGHEYESVKNDIEHYWEILDPKGVMILDDYLGWPGVTRAVNEFGVKNDIHPYGEPGKAVLSKDSQFLITTKLMAITQAP
- a CDS encoding O-linked N-acetylglucosamine transferase, SPINDLY family protein; translation: MSAPAAQDAPPHGAPQTEARGSLRALFHQGDQQQLRAAAEHYVTQWPNCPTGWTILAKARERDRDWNAAATAAQQLCARDPQSAWHWSYLGLLLKRAGRLAEAEQALREALERAPEEPETLNLLGIVQIMQGQPGAAETTLRQALKSAPELAEAWNNLGTALRDLDRLDESMLAFRQAVALAPDNGRARSNLLFSQAFTAALTPERQRQEAQLWEREVLTPNERAEARQRQFSHRPRRDQRLRLGLLSAEFGHHPVGHFLLSWLRALDRERFVIYCYPSHERQEPESQRFRDLADVWSPIDNLSDAQAAERMRADGIDVLIETSGHTENNRLGVIARRAAPVQCHYIGYFATTGLTEMDYFIGDPVLIPPEHDSHFTEQVWRLPRTRYAYEPLQQAPEPRWQPDRHGQLRLGSFNNLTKVRHESLVLWSQVLRALPQARLILKDKRALDHSVQARILGPLREQGIHPDRVEFRGASAAWSDHMDAYNDTDIALDSLPFNSATTGFDALWMGTPLITLTGDRLAGRQAASLLSGLGRTEWIARDADEFVAIVTGLAQDPARGQRLREIQRAQMRQSELCDGEGLARALERSIEEMLELRPWRMEVAARRRSE
- a CDS encoding Uma2 family endonuclease, which produces MSSQPLLRETFEDWLAGERLQTEGRTEYVRGEVFAMSGGSREHNLIVTNIVRELGNQFKGRPCCVYSGDLKVRMEAADASAYPDVMAICGEHQYFDGRRDVVTNPVLIVEVLSDSTEAYDRGDKFAQYRTLPSVMTYLLVAQDRVQAELYTRADDGAWLLRSYDQLAQQVPLVAIGAHLLLAEVYDKIERPQHRA
- a CDS encoding SET domain-containing protein gives rise to the protein MIDFRHRFAVWKTIATNHGCVFKNVDFIADDNGVRVVAERPSERIFLHVPAKLLVNLDDVKLTDDAHQVIPSSCSNGVWRALIDDMLGFILSPGRLTKRRQLLREFNRLPPTLKYTLANSGLTPALCAQENPNSLVSKSLAALQEDRSGSHSEILAPKDKELKYHLLKERVLKDKNQTFVLMPFIDFINHDSEGLTFQVGDAGLTVSGLCSPSREVFAKYNHSDPWGLLDGYLFTGPSHYAFSVSAQLRLPDGCRLVIARRAEDYEPHENGLRIPKTEREGQTVHFSNLWLGAVERPESPFESFKIAWESLGRGNAFSVFSQIVRHNWAIMREIRHLCQGVDTAAGQLVRLALDEHLRVLSQQHIS